AGACCGTTCAATTGCACGCGTGAGTTACCTCCCCTGTCTCATCAATAAAGAGGGTCAGCCGGAAGTGCTCCGACAGGATGAAAAGGGACAGATGCTGTTCGATTACATGGACTCAATTTCGAGAATCGCGGGGCTTAACGCCCATTATACGTGGAGTGAAGACGAGGTGACGGTCGAGCCGGCTCATTGAACTATCGACAGCGGGAAAGCGTGGGGCCACTCGTACGCACGTACCCGTTAGGGCGCCCGTAGCAGGCTCGCGAACCCGTGAACATGTGGGACTCGCAATGGATTAGGTGAAAATGAATGAATCTTTCGCGCTAGCGCAATACATCTACGAAACCGATTACGATGACCTGCCCCACGAGGCGGCGGATGTAACCAAGAAGGCCCTTCTTGACGGGATAGGCGTTATTCTTGGTGCGACAACCCTGGGCGAGGGGTGTCGCCTCTTTGTGGAACTTGCAAAAAGAGGAGGCGGCAAACCGGAAAGCACGATCATCGGCTTTAACGCCAGGGTCCCCAGTTACATGGCGGCCTTCGCGAACGGGGCCATGGCTCATGCCCTCGATTTTGAAGACGCCCATGAGGGGGCGCTGGTTCACTCCAATGCGGCCCCCATTCCCGCGGGGCTCGCCGTAGCTGAGGCAACCGGCAAGACGGGTGGCAAGGAATTGATCACGGCTCTCACCTTAGGCAGCGACATAGTCTGCAGGCTGGGGCTCGCCCTCAAAGATAATCCTCTGGACCACGGCTGGTATACGCCACCGATCTTAGGGGCCTTCGGCGCCACGGCAACCGCATCCAAACTCCTCGGGCTCACGCCGGAGCAGATCGTCGACGCCCTTTCGCTGTGCCTCTGCCAGGCGACGTGCACGGCCGAAATCGTCTCCAGCCCTCGCTCCTACATGCGGGCCGTGAGAGATAGCTTCGCCGCAAAATCAGGCGTGTTATCGGCCCTGTTGGTCAAGGATGGGGTACGCGGGTTCGACTATCCTATCGAGGGCAAAGCCGGATTGTTCGGTCTTTTTGCAAACGGGAATTACGATTCGGACGTGTTGCTGAAAGATTTGGGCGTAACCTTCGAGAGCGCCAATATCGCTTTCAAGCCGTGGCCAAGCTGCAGGGGCACTCACGCATACATCCAGGGAGCTATCGAACTGGCGAGGGAAGGCAATATCGGACCCGAAGACATAGAGGCGGTCAAGGTTGTGGTGGGTGAGAGCCCTCTCAACCGGCGGTTATGCGAGCCTCTGGAAAGAAAAAGACATCCCGCGGTTGCCATCGACGCCAAATTCAGTATTCCCTTTACCGTTGCCGTTGCCCTGGTCCGCGGCGCAGTGACGCTCGATCACTTCACTGCTGACGCCCTGAAAAGTAGAGAGGTTTTGCAGATTGCAGAAAGGGTGACCTGCGAGGTTATTGCCGATGAGGTATGGAAACATTCCTCGGAGGAAGGCTATGTCGAGATGAAGCTCAAAGACGGAGAGGTCAAATCCAGAAATATCCGTCTTGTCTACGGCCAGCCCCTTAATCCCATGGACGCTCAGTCGCTTATTGCGAAATTCAAAAATTGCGCATCCTATTCCGAGAAAAAAATACCTGAGAAAACTATCCAGGAGATAGTTCAGATGGTAATGAATCTGGAAGGATTGACCCACATCGGGCAATTAACTGAGGTGCTGTAAGATGAAAAGAGCCTTGCCTCAAGTCAATCGGCTGAGCGCCGATTCAGGTATGGTGTTGGACACAAGCAGTGCGTGAGTGAGACAAGGCTCATAAGGATTTGGACGGGCATCGGAAGATTTGTGAAATCAAAAGGCAAGGAGTGAACATGAAAAAAAGAGCCCTTGTAAGAAGCGTTTTGGTGCTGACTCTTGGTCTTGTATGGGCATGTTTTATGCCACAGTTACAGACAAAGGGATCAGCTGAGCCCGCTAACACCAAAGCCAAGGCTACGAAGCCTGCGGCGCAAAAGGCGAAACTAACACCCAGGTACGGTGGAGTGCTCAGGCGGCATTACGACAACGACGCCCAGCAACTGGGTGATCCGGCGGGGAGGCCTTTTGATCTGACGAGCGTAAAGATGTCCAGGCCTGCTATTGAAACCCTGCTTCGTTACGATGAAAAAGGCAATCTGGTCCCCTGGCTTTTGACCGGCTTCAAAGTGGGCAAAGACCTGCACTCCGTGACGCTCAGCGTGCGTGGCGGTGTCAAGTTCCACGATAAAACAACCTGCGATGCCGAGGCGATCAGATGGAATTTGGAGCGATACAGGACCTCCGATAATCCGGAGCTCAAGGCAGTCACGTCTATCGATGTCGTGAATGAATCCATGGTCAGGCTGAACCTGTCGGAATGGGACAGCGCCCTCATCGGCAACCTTGCGAGTTATGCGGGTATGATGATCTCTCCCACGGCTTTCAAAGCAAACGGCGCGGACTGGTGTCGAACTCATCCGGTGGGCACCGGTCCCTTTAAATTCGTGAGCTGGCAGAGGGACGTTGGCATTAAGTACGAAAAGTTCGACTCATACTGGCAGAAAGGCAAATCCTATCTCGATGCTATCGAATGGGTGATTATTACCGATCCCGTGTCGCGCCTCGCAGCATTCAAAAGGGGCGAGGTAGACGATCTTGCCAATGTGCAGCCCAAGGATGTGGAAGACTTAAAGGCGACCGGCAAGTACTACGGGGCATTCTGCCAATTGTCAGCGCTCACATTCTGTCTCATGGGCGACAGCGGCCACCCCAGGTCACCCTTCGCCAACATTAAGGTGAGACAGGCTATAGAATACGCTATTGATAAACAGGCGCTGGCAAAAAGTTTCACGTTCGGTCTCGGGCAAATCGCGAACCAGTATGCTCCTCCCAACTCATGGGGGAATAATCCAAACGTGAAAGGCTACCCCTATGACCCGAATAAGGCAAAGAAGCTTTTGGCAGAAGCGGGCTATCCCCGGGGATTCAAAACCAAAATCATAACGCCGTCTATTGCTTTTTTCTCGGACCCCGTGGTCGCCATTCAAGGATATCTTGAAAAAGTGGGTATTATTGCGGAAGTCGAAGTGGTCACTCCTCCCAAACATACCTCTGTGCTCAGGGGAGGCTGGGAGAATGCCCTGATCGTGCACAATGCTCCCCTTTCAGAACCGGACGCGGCCAAGAACCTCTCAGTCAATTTCTCATCCCGCTCCTACTTGAAGAATACGATGCTAGCCCCTGCCGATT
The Syntrophorhabdaceae bacterium genome window above contains:
- a CDS encoding ABC transporter substrate-binding protein; this translates as MKKRALVRSVLVLTLGLVWACFMPQLQTKGSAEPANTKAKATKPAAQKAKLTPRYGGVLRRHYDNDAQQLGDPAGRPFDLTSVKMSRPAIETLLRYDEKGNLVPWLLTGFKVGKDLHSVTLSVRGGVKFHDKTTCDAEAIRWNLERYRTSDNPELKAVTSIDVVNESMVRLNLSEWDSALIGNLASYAGMMISPTAFKANGADWCRTHPVGTGPFKFVSWQRDVGIKYEKFDSYWQKGKSYLDAIEWVIITDPVSRLAAFKRGEVDDLANVQPKDVEDLKATGKYYGAFCQLSALTFCLMGDSGHPRSPFANIKVRQAIEYAIDKQALAKSFTFGLGQIANQYAPPNSWGNNPNVKGYPYDPNKAKKLLAEAGYPRGFKTKIITPSIAFFSDPVVAIQGYLEKVGIIAEVEVVTPPKHTSVLRGGWENALIVHNAPLSEPDAAKNLSVNFSSRSYLKNTMLAPADYEQAITKALAAPDAKAKQKWVWDAQKMLIDKYALAGFYFTLPRISFISNKVHDTGVGATVDVQWTPEDAWIGE
- a CDS encoding MmgE/PrpD family protein, with translation MNESFALAQYIYETDYDDLPHEAADVTKKALLDGIGVILGATTLGEGCRLFVELAKRGGGKPESTIIGFNARVPSYMAAFANGAMAHALDFEDAHEGALVHSNAAPIPAGLAVAEATGKTGGKELITALTLGSDIVCRLGLALKDNPLDHGWYTPPILGAFGATATASKLLGLTPEQIVDALSLCLCQATCTAEIVSSPRSYMRAVRDSFAAKSGVLSALLVKDGVRGFDYPIEGKAGLFGLFANGNYDSDVLLKDLGVTFESANIAFKPWPSCRGTHAYIQGAIELAREGNIGPEDIEAVKVVVGESPLNRRLCEPLERKRHPAVAIDAKFSIPFTVAVALVRGAVTLDHFTADALKSREVLQIAERVTCEVIADEVWKHSSEEGYVEMKLKDGEVKSRNIRLVYGQPLNPMDAQSLIAKFKNCASYSEKKIPEKTIQEIVQMVMNLEGLTHIGQLTEVL